One segment of Rubripirellula amarantea DNA contains the following:
- the aroF gene encoding 3-deoxy-7-phosphoheptulonate synthase: protein MILILESRATDDQIAHVLERVEAMGLQHHLSRGTHRTIVGIIGDEDKLREEPLNAIPGVSQVVPVLPPYKLASIDAHPAPSIVDVSGVKIGGGHLGMIAGPCSVEEPERMVRIAEKVAQSGANLFRGGAFKPRTSPYAFQGLGEEGLRILKDVGDKFGMPVVTEVTDPRLVELVAQYADMLQVGARNMQNFALLTEVGKSNRPVLLKRGMSATINDLLMCAEYILSQGNPNVVLCERGIKSFDPATRNLFDVAAVPQVRTLSHLPIIVDPSHATGRPELIPACAMAGIAAGADGVHIEVHDCPEVAKSDGPQALLPEQYDELAKQMKGLAELMGKTISPLPSAA, encoded by the coding sequence GTGATTCTGATCCTCGAAAGCCGAGCCACCGACGACCAGATCGCACACGTTCTTGAACGTGTCGAGGCGATGGGATTACAGCATCATCTTAGTCGTGGCACGCATCGTACCATCGTCGGCATCATCGGTGACGAAGACAAACTACGAGAAGAACCACTCAACGCGATTCCCGGCGTATCCCAAGTCGTCCCGGTTTTGCCACCCTACAAACTAGCTTCCATTGATGCTCATCCCGCACCCAGCATTGTGGACGTTTCAGGCGTCAAGATCGGTGGTGGGCATCTCGGGATGATCGCGGGCCCATGCAGTGTCGAAGAACCCGAACGGATGGTTCGCATTGCCGAGAAGGTCGCTCAATCGGGAGCTAACCTGTTTCGCGGCGGCGCGTTTAAGCCTCGAACGAGTCCTTATGCCTTTCAAGGACTCGGCGAAGAAGGTTTGCGAATACTAAAAGATGTGGGTGACAAGTTTGGCATGCCCGTCGTCACCGAAGTCACCGATCCTCGATTGGTAGAACTTGTTGCCCAGTACGCTGACATGTTGCAGGTGGGGGCAAGGAACATGCAAAACTTTGCGCTATTGACCGAAGTCGGCAAGTCGAATCGTCCTGTGCTTCTAAAACGAGGCATGAGTGCAACGATCAACGATTTGCTTATGTGCGCCGAGTACATTTTGTCGCAAGGAAACCCCAACGTCGTGCTATGCGAACGAGGCATCAAGAGCTTCGATCCGGCGACGCGCAACCTGTTCGATGTTGCGGCGGTTCCTCAGGTGCGGACGCTTTCGCACTTACCCATCATCGTCGACCCGTCGCATGCCACCGGTCGTCCGGAGTTAATTCCGGCATGTGCGATGGCGGGCATTGCCGCGGGCGCGGACGGTGTCCACATCGAAGTCCATGATTGTCCTGAAGTCGCAAAGAGCGATGGTCCCCAAGCCTTGCTGCCCGAACAGTACGATGAATTAGCCAAGCAAATGAAAGGCCTGGCTGAACTGATGGGCAAAACGATTTCACCCCTGCCAAGTGCAGCTTAA
- the tpiA gene encoding triose-phosphate isomerase, whose translation MSRRTLIAGNWKMNTRADSAVALAREVAKAVGEEPAVDVALCPPAVYLSAVADAVAGTPVGVGAQNLYAAQDGAYTGEVNAAMLKDIGCHYVILGHSERRAILGETDAMISEKLQAALAGNLVPIVCVGETLEDREAGNTEKVVESQLRGSLAGLDEVRAAGIVIAYEPVWAIGTGKTASKEQAEEVHAFIRKLLGEMFTPEVADQIRIQYGGSVKPNNAKELLSQPNIDGALVGGASLKAEDFAGIIHPA comes from the coding sequence TTGTCACGTCGCACTTTGATCGCCGGTAATTGGAAAATGAATACACGTGCGGATTCCGCCGTGGCACTTGCACGCGAAGTCGCGAAAGCCGTAGGCGAAGAGCCCGCGGTTGATGTCGCGCTTTGCCCACCGGCCGTTTACCTATCGGCCGTTGCCGATGCCGTCGCGGGCACTCCTGTCGGAGTGGGCGCGCAGAATCTTTATGCCGCTCAAGATGGTGCCTACACGGGCGAAGTCAACGCAGCGATGCTGAAGGATATCGGATGCCACTACGTGATCTTGGGTCATAGTGAGCGTCGTGCAATCCTTGGTGAAACCGACGCCATGATCAGCGAAAAGTTGCAAGCCGCTTTGGCCGGCAACTTGGTTCCGATCGTTTGCGTCGGCGAAACGCTCGAAGACCGCGAGGCGGGCAACACCGAGAAGGTCGTTGAAAGCCAGCTTCGTGGTTCATTGGCTGGGCTCGACGAAGTGCGTGCTGCCGGGATCGTGATTGCCTACGAACCCGTCTGGGCCATTGGCACTGGCAAGACCGCATCCAAAGAGCAAGCCGAAGAAGTTCACGCGTTCATTCGTAAGCTGCTCGGCGAAATGTTCACCCCTGAGGTGGCGGATCAAATTCGAATCCAATACGGCGGCAGCGTTAAGCCAAACAATGCCAAGGAACTGCTCAGTCAACCGAATATCGACGGGGCGCTGGTTGGCGGCGCGTCTTTGAAGGCAGAAGACTTTGCCGGCATCATTCACCCCGCCTGA
- the secG gene encoding preprotein translocase subunit SecG encodes MSTTLPFALIGSLSGVMLGWLMGFLSLFLILLILIQRGKGGGLSGALGGPGGQSAFGSKAGDTFTVITVVVATIWGFTCAFTMWLLGTHAPSTPMTDSKITSGPGDSARGTEDANSNRLDIPTIGGDADGLSSGDDLDLSGLDMAPSDSESPAASGTDASDFEAAPATETPASETSTTETSANETSETEAPESEDSEAETPAP; translated from the coding sequence ATGTCTACCACGCTTCCTTTCGCACTTATCGGTTCCCTGTCCGGCGTCATGCTCGGTTGGTTGATGGGTTTCCTATCGCTGTTCTTGATTTTGTTGATTTTGATTCAACGAGGCAAAGGCGGTGGACTTAGCGGAGCATTGGGTGGTCCCGGTGGACAGAGTGCATTCGGAAGTAAGGCTGGCGACACGTTCACGGTGATCACCGTTGTCGTGGCTACCATTTGGGGTTTCACCTGTGCGTTCACCATGTGGTTGCTTGGGACTCACGCACCGTCGACACCGATGACCGACTCCAAAATCACCTCGGGGCCTGGCGATTCAGCTCGCGGAACCGAAGATGCCAATTCGAACCGACTAGACATTCCCACCATTGGTGGCGACGCCGACGGACTTAGCAGTGGCGATGATTTGGACCTGAGCGGTTTGGACATGGCACCGAGTGATTCGGAAAGTCCTGCTGCGTCGGGAACTGACGCTTCGGATTTCGAAGCAGCACCGGCGACCGAAACCCCTGCATCGGAAACCTCCACAACGGAAACCTCTGCAAACGAGACCTCTGAAACTGAGGCTCCAGAATCAGAAGATTCCGAGGCTGAAACTCCCGCCCCGTAG
- a CDS encoding YicC/YloC family endoribonuclease: protein MTTISSSLSDPLTENEGVRSMTGQGHASVQGDYGVIRVEVRTVNNRGLKCVLRTSDALSSLESRVDALVRSLIHRGSISVAISWRKPAGQNVPAIDTEVLAAYASKLNEVRLSVGDGNAVNIDLASLMQLPGVIISARDERRDDVQLWEPVEEAIRLAFENLNEMRQTEGANMAQTLHVDAAQIAERLEQIRVLAPRAVENYSSRLEAKIQRVLSERDIESQPIDILREVQIYADRADISEEITRLGSHLRLFADVLSGEATEGTNREPTGRKLDFIIQEMFRETNTIGSKAADAEVSSHVVEIKCAIERMRELVQNLE from the coding sequence GTGACCACCATTTCCTCATCACTCAGCGATCCGCTTACTGAGAATGAGGGTGTGCGCAGTATGACGGGGCAAGGACATGCCTCGGTCCAAGGCGACTATGGGGTCATCCGTGTTGAGGTTCGAACGGTCAACAATCGTGGCCTGAAGTGCGTTTTAAGAACGAGCGATGCTTTGTCGTCGCTAGAAAGTCGTGTTGACGCGCTCGTTCGTTCGCTGATTCATCGTGGCAGCATTTCTGTTGCGATCTCGTGGCGAAAGCCGGCCGGGCAAAACGTTCCGGCAATCGACACGGAAGTGCTCGCCGCCTACGCATCGAAACTGAATGAAGTCCGGTTGAGCGTCGGTGATGGTAACGCGGTAAACATTGACTTAGCATCGCTAATGCAGTTACCCGGCGTGATCATTTCGGCGCGAGATGAACGCCGCGACGATGTCCAGCTTTGGGAACCAGTCGAAGAGGCGATTCGACTCGCATTTGAGAATCTCAACGAGATGCGTCAGACGGAAGGTGCCAATATGGCCCAGACGCTGCACGTTGACGCAGCTCAGATCGCCGAGCGACTTGAGCAAATTCGCGTCTTGGCTCCTCGAGCAGTTGAGAACTACAGCAGCCGATTGGAAGCGAAAATTCAAAGAGTCTTGTCCGAGCGTGATATCGAATCGCAACCGATCGACATTCTGCGCGAGGTGCAAATTTACGCCGATCGGGCTGACATTAGCGAAGAGATCACCCGGCTGGGCAGTCACCTAAGGCTCTTTGCCGATGTGCTTTCCGGTGAGGCAACCGAGGGTACCAACCGCGAGCCGACGGGTCGAAAGCTGGATTTTATCATTCAGGAAATGTTTCGCGAAACCAATACGATCGGTAGCAAGGCGGCCGACGCGGAAGTTTCGAGCCACGTCGTTGAGATCAAGTGCGCGATTGAGCGGATGCGTGAGTTGGTTCAAAACCTCGAATAG
- the gmk gene encoding guanylate kinase produces MNQDNKGRLVIISGPSGAGKSTVVGRLLDECGLPLRLSVSATTRTPRPGEVDGVSYFFLTPEEFAKRQAAGDFLESKEVFGLGHWYGTLREQVATGLNQGDWVILEIDVQGALTILENEDFDPITLFIHPGGMDELENRLRSRRTETNEAISARLETAAAEMLYRHRYQFEIINGNVDNAVAEICQILNDQKENYPCSKS; encoded by the coding sequence ATGAACCAGGACAATAAAGGTCGACTCGTCATTATCTCGGGCCCCAGCGGGGCGGGGAAAAGCACCGTCGTGGGCCGATTGCTCGATGAGTGTGGTCTTCCGCTTCGACTAAGCGTTTCCGCGACGACGCGAACCCCCCGGCCCGGTGAAGTAGACGGAGTTTCGTACTTTTTCCTTACCCCAGAAGAGTTTGCTAAGCGTCAAGCGGCAGGCGATTTCCTTGAAAGCAAGGAAGTTTTTGGCCTTGGGCACTGGTATGGCACACTTCGCGAGCAAGTCGCCACTGGTCTGAATCAAGGGGACTGGGTAATTTTAGAGATTGATGTTCAAGGCGCATTGACGATCCTAGAGAACGAAGACTTCGACCCCATTACGCTGTTTATCCATCCCGGTGGCATGGATGAACTGGAAAACCGCCTGCGGTCTCGTAGAACCGAAACCAATGAAGCGATCTCGGCTCGCTTAGAAACTGCCGCCGCCGAGATGCTTTACCGACACCGATACCAATTCGAAATTATCAATGGCAACGTCGACAACGCTGTCGCCGAAATTTGCCAGATATTGAACGACCAAAAGGAAAACTATCCATGCTCGAAGAGCTAA
- a CDS encoding DNA-directed RNA polymerase subunit omega: MLEELKEEEIVNKVGGRFKLSTLIQKRLVQLNQGSRALVNVDTHDKMSIVLQEIVQDKIVLNMDNEVESVHDLDAAIAAAEGPELDVSDL; the protein is encoded by the coding sequence ATGCTCGAAGAGCTAAAAGAAGAAGAAATCGTCAACAAGGTTGGCGGCCGTTTCAAGCTAAGCACTCTGATCCAAAAGCGGTTGGTGCAACTTAACCAGGGCAGCCGCGCTTTGGTGAACGTAGATACGCACGACAAGATGTCGATCGTGCTGCAGGAAATCGTTCAAGACAAGATTGTTCTTAACATGGACAACGAGGTCGAGTCGGTACACGATTTGGATGCTGCCATCGCAGCGGCTGAAGGTCCTGAACTTGATGTTTCAGATCTCTAG
- a CDS encoding flavoprotein produces MSKTSPTVLLCIGGGIAAYKSAMLCSRLVQNGVQVRVAMSDAATKFIGVPTLSALSGRSVATSLFDASRPLGSHIELADGLDLMIVAPATADLLAKFAHGIADDLISTTYLQATCPVILSPAMSDSMWNKAAVKRNIETLAKDGCKMIGPESGWLSCRVRGDGRMSEPDTIAAAIFAALELPQS; encoded by the coding sequence ATGAGCAAGACCTCACCCACCGTTTTGCTCTGTATTGGCGGAGGCATCGCTGCCTATAAGTCGGCGATGCTTTGCAGCCGTTTGGTTCAAAATGGCGTCCAAGTTCGCGTCGCGATGTCGGACGCCGCTACGAAATTCATAGGAGTGCCGACGCTTTCGGCACTTTCGGGTCGCTCGGTTGCAACCAGTTTGTTTGACGCTTCGCGTCCGCTGGGTTCGCATATCGAACTGGCTGATGGGCTCGACTTGATGATCGTCGCCCCAGCGACCGCAGACCTGTTGGCAAAGTTTGCTCATGGGATTGCGGATGATCTGATCAGCACGACTTACCTGCAGGCAACATGCCCCGTAATTCTATCGCCAGCGATGAGCGATTCAATGTGGAACAAGGCTGCCGTGAAACGAAACATCGAAACCTTGGCTAAAGACGGCTGCAAGATGATCGGTCCTGAATCGGGCTGGCTTTCTTGTCGAGTTCGGGGTGACGGTCGAATGAGTGAACCCGATACAATCGCGGCGGCCATTTTCGCTGCCTTGGAACTACCTCAATCCTGA
- a CDS encoding putative manganese-dependent inorganic diphosphatase, with product MTVFVFGHRNPDTDAICSALAYADFLRQTTRPDAVAACCGTPNERTEFALRKAGLHTPRIIMDIRPELEDVCNRSAVVARCNDVFYDVYKRMNENEVRSIPVLDENEHVTGIVTLLDLLELMLQGGVDPVRSRLVCSSLAKVVDVVGGEFQNAVDPDRVDDFVVTVGAMSAGGFTERMKQFPAERLLVVSGDRPTIQLPALEMGVRGLVVTGGYKLSSGLLQLAQARGVSVITCPLDTATTTMRIKAAQRIEPVIETEFLTLSAKMPVATARGHVYRSPQTIFPVVDGAKLVGVLSKSDLVNPPKPQIVLVDHNELSQAVTGADEAEIIEVLDHHRLGGSLKSSHPMRFMMEPVGSTCTLVARMFKQAEIEPTPGIALCMASGMISDTLFLRSPTTTDVDREILQWLQTFCTCDLESYANEFFSVGSALRSRTPEQVVREDCKEFEESRRRFSISQIEEIGFDLFWKRKDELAAALEGLAKEHNLEFSALLVTDISSNGSLLLMSSEPEGWEEINYPQLEDKLYELEQVVSRKKQLLPLIISLIENSPAGSV from the coding sequence ATGACCGTCTTTGTATTTGGCCACCGCAATCCTGACACGGATGCGATTTGCAGTGCCCTCGCGTATGCTGATTTCTTGCGTCAAACCACTCGGCCTGATGCGGTCGCGGCATGCTGTGGCACGCCGAACGAACGAACCGAGTTTGCGCTCAGAAAGGCAGGGCTGCATACGCCTCGGATCATCATGGATATCCGCCCGGAGCTGGAAGACGTTTGCAACCGATCCGCGGTGGTGGCGCGATGCAACGACGTGTTTTATGACGTCTACAAGCGAATGAATGAGAACGAAGTTCGCTCCATTCCGGTGCTCGATGAAAACGAACATGTCACCGGAATCGTGACGCTGTTGGATCTGCTTGAATTGATGCTGCAGGGCGGTGTCGATCCAGTTCGATCGCGATTGGTTTGCAGTTCGCTTGCCAAAGTTGTCGACGTGGTGGGTGGGGAATTCCAGAACGCGGTCGATCCCGATCGAGTCGACGACTTCGTGGTGACCGTTGGTGCAATGAGTGCGGGCGGATTCACCGAACGCATGAAACAGTTTCCGGCGGAACGCTTGTTGGTTGTCAGCGGCGATCGCCCGACGATCCAACTTCCCGCTCTCGAAATGGGTGTGCGAGGCCTTGTGGTCACCGGCGGATACAAGCTTTCGAGCGGCTTGCTGCAGTTGGCTCAGGCTCGTGGGGTTTCCGTGATCACTTGCCCTCTTGATACCGCAACGACCACGATGCGTATCAAGGCTGCTCAGCGGATCGAGCCCGTTATCGAAACTGAATTCCTGACCTTGTCGGCGAAGATGCCAGTGGCGACCGCTCGCGGCCACGTTTACCGCTCGCCGCAGACAATCTTCCCAGTGGTCGACGGTGCGAAATTGGTCGGCGTGCTCAGCAAGAGTGACCTCGTCAATCCTCCCAAACCACAGATCGTGCTGGTTGACCACAACGAGTTGTCCCAGGCGGTAACCGGCGCGGACGAGGCGGAGATTATCGAAGTCCTTGACCACCACCGACTCGGTGGATCGCTGAAGTCAAGTCACCCAATGCGGTTCATGATGGAACCGGTGGGTTCGACATGTACGCTCGTTGCACGCATGTTTAAACAAGCGGAAATCGAGCCAACGCCAGGCATCGCCTTGTGCATGGCTTCGGGCATGATCAGTGACACCCTGTTCTTACGATCGCCAACGACCACTGACGTGGACCGCGAAATCCTGCAATGGCTGCAGACGTTCTGCACTTGTGACTTGGAATCCTACGCGAACGAGTTCTTCAGTGTGGGGTCAGCGTTACGCTCGCGAACTCCCGAACAAGTGGTCCGTGAAGATTGCAAAGAATTCGAAGAATCACGTCGGCGATTTTCGATCTCGCAAATTGAAGAGATCGGCTTTGATTTGTTTTGGAAACGCAAAGATGAATTGGCCGCCGCGCTTGAAGGATTGGCAAAAGAACACAACCTTGAATTCTCTGCGTTACTAGTCACCGACATTTCAAGCAACGGCAGCTTGTTGTTGATGAGCAGCGAGCCCGAGGGATGGGAAGAGATCAATTATCCGCAGCTTGAAGACAAACTCTACGAGCTTGAACAGGTCGTCAGCCGCAAGAAACAACTCTTGCCGCTGATTATCAGCCTGATCGAAAACTCACCTGCCGGCTCGGTATAG
- a CDS encoding PfkB family carbohydrate kinase encodes MARSAKKHGARISFDLNHRASFWRGREEELSAAFKEIASLSDILIGNEEDFQLCLDIEGPEAGGKDIGAKIDGFKEMIGRVKKEYSGATLFATTLREVESANLHMWGAIVSHGDDFCVVEPREIGVLDRIGGGDEFVGGLLYGVLKGWSAEKSTQFGWATGALAATMLTDCAQPADEDQVWSIWQGNARVKR; translated from the coding sequence ATCGCTCGATCGGCCAAGAAGCACGGCGCTCGGATTTCGTTTGACCTCAATCACCGCGCTTCGTTTTGGCGCGGCCGTGAAGAGGAACTGTCGGCCGCGTTCAAAGAGATCGCCAGCCTGTCAGACATTCTGATCGGCAACGAAGAAGACTTTCAGTTGTGTCTGGACATCGAAGGCCCCGAAGCCGGTGGCAAAGACATCGGTGCCAAGATCGACGGCTTCAAGGAAATGATCGGCCGAGTGAAGAAAGAATACTCCGGTGCAACCTTGTTTGCGACCACGCTTCGCGAAGTCGAAAGCGCCAACCTACACATGTGGGGAGCAATCGTGTCGCACGGCGATGACTTCTGCGTCGTTGAACCGCGTGAAATCGGCGTTCTTGACCGTATCGGCGGCGGCGACGAATTCGTGGGCGGTTTGCTCTACGGTGTGCTTAAAGGCTGGAGTGCCGAAAAGAGCACTCAATTCGGTTGGGCCACAGGTGCCCTCGCGGCAACCATGCTGACCGATTGCGCCCAACCAGCCGACGAAGATCAAGTCTGGAGCATCTGGCAGGGCAACGCCCGCGTGAAGCGATAG
- a CDS encoding sugar kinase encodes MIELRKDAKHAMVIPTSMGIRLTPVDNQPFHCSDTFKMTASSAESNVGSVSSFLGLPVKILTAFVKDSPVARFIKDDLGRRHMTFEGPEFEQETPWGDRHQINMADSGWGSRGPRVQNDRAGEVGRKLNVKDFDLERIFGDEGAQVVHLSGLIAALSEETSQFCLEIARSAKKHGARISFDLNHRASFWRGREEELSAAFKEIASLSDILIGNEEDFQLCLDIEGPEAGGKDIGAKIDGFKEMIGRVKKEYSGATLFATTLREVESANLHMWGAIVSHGDDFCVVEPREIGVLDRIGGGDGFVGGLLYGVLKGWSAEKSTQFGWATGALAATMLTDYAQPADEDQVWSIWQGNARVKR; translated from the coding sequence ATGATTGAACTGCGAAAAGACGCCAAACACGCGATGGTCATCCCCACCAGCATGGGCATCCGCCTGACGCCTGTGGACAACCAGCCGTTTCACTGCAGTGACACCTTCAAGATGACGGCCAGCAGCGCTGAATCGAATGTGGGTAGCGTTTCGTCGTTTCTTGGCTTGCCTGTCAAAATCCTGACTGCGTTTGTCAAAGACAGTCCCGTCGCTCGCTTCATCAAAGATGATCTCGGCCGCCGGCACATGACGTTCGAAGGCCCGGAATTCGAACAGGAAACTCCTTGGGGCGATCGTCACCAAATCAACATGGCGGACAGCGGTTGGGGTTCACGTGGACCCCGCGTGCAAAACGACCGCGCTGGTGAAGTCGGCCGCAAGCTGAATGTGAAAGACTTTGATCTCGAACGCATCTTTGGCGATGAAGGTGCTCAAGTGGTTCACCTATCGGGCCTGATCGCAGCACTCTCGGAAGAGACAAGCCAATTTTGCTTGGAGATCGCTCGATCGGCCAAGAAGCACGGCGCTCGCATTTCGTTTGACCTCAATCACCGCGCTTCGTTCTGGCGAGGCCGTGAAGAAGAGTTATCCGCGGCGTTCAAAGAGATCGCCAGCCTGTCAGACATTCTGATCGGCAACGAAGAAGACTTTCAGTTGTGTCTGGACATCGAAGGCCCCGAAGCCGGTGGCAAAGACATCGGTGCCAAGATCGACGGCTTCAAGGAAATGATCGGCCGCGTGAAGAAAGAATACTCCGGTGCAACCTTATTCGCGACCACGCTTCGCGAAGTCGAAAGCGCCAACCTACACATGTGGGGAGCAATCGTGTCGCACGGCGATGATTTCTGCGTCGTCGAACCTCGAGAAATCGGCGTTCTTGACCGTATCGGAGGCGGCGACGGATTCGTTGGCGGGTTGCTCTATGGCGTACTCAAAGGCTGGAGCGCTGAAAAAAGTACCCAATTCGGTTGGGCCACCGGTGCTCTGGCGGCCACGATGCTAACCGATTACGCCCAACCAGCCGACGAAGATCAAGTCTGGAGCATCTGGCAAGGCAACGCCCGCGTGAAACGCTAG
- a CDS encoding SDR family oxidoreductase has protein sequence MKNIFQLDGDIATVIGGTGELGGMMAEALGAFGAKVAVVGRSEERGNARAQKIIDGGGQAKFFAADGLSGDSLDSARQAIADWAGGPTSVLVNAAGGNRPEATIGPGADVCKLPLDAWRDVFDLNLVGGALLPSQIFAPDMISAGVGSIINIASMSGMIPLSRVVAYSAAKAAVINLTMWLAREWATTGIRVNAISPGFFPAEQNRKLLFNDDGSYTERGGQIIGHTPMDRFGKPDELAGAVVWLASRKAASFVTGQNIAIDGGFASVTI, from the coding sequence ATGAAAAACATCTTTCAACTTGATGGCGATATCGCCACAGTCATTGGCGGTACAGGCGAACTCGGCGGCATGATGGCAGAGGCTCTCGGAGCCTTCGGAGCCAAAGTTGCCGTCGTCGGACGCAGCGAGGAACGCGGTAACGCGCGAGCTCAGAAGATCATCGATGGTGGCGGCCAAGCAAAGTTCTTTGCGGCGGACGGTTTATCAGGCGATTCGCTCGATTCGGCTCGCCAAGCGATCGCTGATTGGGCAGGTGGCCCAACATCGGTACTGGTAAACGCCGCCGGCGGCAATCGCCCCGAGGCGACCATTGGCCCAGGCGCTGACGTATGTAAATTGCCGCTCGATGCGTGGCGAGATGTGTTCGACTTGAACCTTGTTGGCGGTGCATTGCTGCCGAGTCAAATCTTTGCGCCGGACATGATTAGCGCTGGTGTGGGCAGCATCATCAACATCGCCTCGATGTCGGGAATGATTCCGCTTTCACGCGTGGTCGCCTATTCGGCCGCTAAAGCGGCCGTCATTAACTTGACCATGTGGTTGGCTCGCGAATGGGCGACTACGGGCATTCGCGTTAATGCGATCAGCCCAGGTTTTTTCCCCGCAGAACAAAATCGCAAACTGCTTTTCAACGATGACGGTTCCTACACCGAACGTGGAGGTCAGATCATCGGCCATACGCCGATGGATCGCTTCGGCAAACCCGACGAACTGGCTGGTGCTGTCGTGTGGCTGGCAAGTCGAAAAGCTGCCTCATTTGTGACCGGCCAAAACATCGCCATCGATGGCGGATTTGCTTCGGTAACGATCTAG